From a single Sphingobium sp. genomic region:
- the fsa gene encoding fructose-6-phosphate aldolase, whose protein sequence is MKFFADTAEIADIQELAATGLLDGVTTNPSLIAKSGRDFIEVTREICGIVDGPVSAEVVALDHVTMMKEAEVLRKIADNVCIKVPLTIDGLKTCKALTSDGTMVNVTLCFSANQALLAAKAGATFISPFVGRHDDNGFDGMQLISDIRLIYDNYDFATEILVASVRHGIHVLEAAKIGADVMTAPPSVIKGLFKHILTDKGIEGFLADWAKTGQAIG, encoded by the coding sequence ATGAAATTCTTCGCCGATACCGCCGAAATCGCCGACATCCAGGAACTGGCTGCTACTGGTCTTCTTGACGGGGTGACGACCAACCCGTCGCTGATAGCTAAGTCGGGCCGCGATTTTATCGAGGTGACGCGCGAGATTTGCGGTATCGTTGATGGGCCGGTGTCGGCTGAAGTCGTCGCGCTTGACCATGTAACGATGATGAAAGAAGCCGAAGTGCTGCGTAAGATCGCAGACAATGTCTGCATCAAGGTGCCGTTGACGATCGACGGCCTCAAGACTTGCAAGGCGCTGACCAGCGACGGCACGATGGTCAATGTCACGCTCTGTTTCTCTGCCAACCAAGCGCTGTTGGCAGCCAAAGCCGGCGCGACCTTCATCTCGCCCTTTGTCGGCCGGCATGATGACAATGGTTTTGACGGTATGCAGCTGATCAGCGACATTCGCCTGATCTATGACAATTATGATTTCGCGACTGAGATCCTTGTCGCCAGCGTGCGTCATGGCATCCATGTGCTTGAAGCCGCCAAAATAGGCGCTGATGTGATGACCGCGCCGCCATCGGTGATCAAGGGGCTGTTCAAGCATATCTTGACCGACAAGGGCATCGAAGGCTTCCTCGCCGACTGGGCAAAGACCGGACAGGCGATCGGTTGA
- the rplI gene encoding 50S ribosomal protein L9 codes for MEIILLERVEKLGHIGDVVNVKDGYARNFLLPNKKALRANEANRKVFEANRAKIEADNANRRGDAEKHAANVEGKQIVLIRAASNTGQLYGSVSVKDIVDGLNAQDAKVAKAMIVLERPIKTLGVFDVKVVLHPEVSVNVTVNVARSDDEAELQKDGVNVIDQMFEDEQAELAAQAIEMAEAREAAADEADAADAARIEKLKEEQAAAKAAEGLSADADEA; via the coding sequence ATGGAAATCATCCTGCTTGAACGCGTGGAAAAGCTGGGCCACATCGGCGACGTCGTGAACGTCAAGGACGGCTATGCACGTAACTTCCTGCTTCCCAACAAGAAGGCACTTCGCGCCAACGAAGCCAACCGTAAGGTCTTCGAAGCCAACCGTGCGAAGATTGAAGCCGACAATGCCAACCGTCGCGGCGATGCCGAAAAGCATGCAGCCAATGTCGAAGGCAAGCAGATCGTCCTGATCCGCGCTGCTTCGAACACCGGCCAGCTTTACGGCTCGGTTTCGGTGAAGGACATTGTCGACGGCCTGAATGCACAGGACGCGAAGGTCGCAAAGGCAATGATCGTGCTCGAACGCCCGATCAAGACCCTTGGCGTTTTCGACGTCAAAGTTGTTCTGCACCCGGAAGTTTCGGTCAATGTCACCGTCAACGTCGCCCGTTCGGACGATGAAGCCGAACTGCAGAAGGACGGCGTCAACGTCATCGACCAGATGTTCGAAGACGAACAGGCTGAACTGGCTGCACAGGCAATCGAAATGGCTGAAGCTCGCGAAGCTGCTGCTGACGAAGCCGATGCTGCCGACGCTGCTCGTATCGAAAAGCTGAAGGAAGAACAGGCTGCCGCCAAGGCTGCCGAAGGTCTTTCGGCCGACGCCGACGAAGCCTGA
- the rpsF gene encoding 30S ribosomal protein S6 — protein MPLYEHVFLARQDLSQAQVDALAENATKIIEENQGKVVKTETWGLRSLAYKIQKNRKAHFVMLDVEASGPAIAELERQTRMNEDVIRYMTVRVEEHENGPSVMMRKQERSDRGDRGDRPDRGDRAPRPRREEEI, from the coding sequence ATGCCGTTGTACGAGCATGTTTTTTTGGCGCGCCAGGACCTGTCACAGGCCCAAGTAGACGCGCTGGCTGAAAATGCCACCAAGATCATCGAAGAGAATCAGGGCAAGGTCGTAAAGACCGAAACTTGGGGCCTTCGTAGCCTTGCCTACAAGATCCAGAAGAACCGCAAAGCGCATTTCGTCATGCTTGACGTCGAAGCATCAGGCCCGGCAATTGCCGAACTGGAGCGCCAGACTCGCATGAACGAAGACGTGATCCGGTACATGACTGTCCGCGTCGAAGAGCATGAAAATGGCCCGTCGGTGATGATGCGCAAGCAAGAACGTAGTGATCGTGGTGATCGTGGCGACCGCCCTGACCGTGGCGATCGCGCGCCCCGTCCCCGCCGCGAAGAGGAGATTTGA
- a CDS encoding SDR family oxidoreductase → MTDTFNPELLAGKVAFVAGASSGINLRIAQRYAQAGAKVMVISRSEEKIAAAAATISGDAIGMACDVRDYAKVAEAFAHCRDTFGEIDIVLSGAAGNFLAPALGMSANAFKTVIDIDLLGTFNVFHASYQHLRKPGASLVAITAGQAVRPMMNQIHACAAKAGVNQVTKCLAMEWGPAGVRVNAVSPGPIGDTEGMARLAPNEDYVKASKGRIALRDWGTKDDIADACLWLASDAARYVTGAIINVDGGSELGDAGGDATSPPQR, encoded by the coding sequence ATGACCGACACTTTCAACCCTGAATTACTGGCCGGCAAGGTGGCTTTTGTCGCAGGTGCATCATCGGGGATCAACCTGCGGATCGCACAACGTTATGCCCAAGCTGGCGCGAAAGTGATGGTGATCAGTCGCAGCGAAGAAAAGATCGCCGCCGCCGCCGCAACCATTTCCGGCGACGCAATCGGCATGGCCTGCGATGTGCGCGATTATGCCAAGGTCGCCGAGGCATTCGCCCATTGCCGCGACACATTTGGCGAGATCGACATCGTGCTGTCAGGTGCAGCGGGCAATTTCCTTGCGCCAGCGCTCGGAATGAGCGCCAATGCCTTCAAGACGGTGATCGATATCGACCTGCTCGGTACCTTCAACGTCTTCCACGCCAGCTATCAGCATCTGCGCAAACCGGGCGCTTCACTGGTGGCCATTACCGCAGGCCAGGCCGTGCGGCCGATGATGAACCAAATTCACGCCTGTGCGGCAAAGGCCGGCGTCAACCAGGTTACCAAATGTCTTGCCATGGAATGGGGCCCTGCAGGCGTGCGCGTCAACGCCGTCTCGCCTGGCCCGATTGGCGATACTGAAGGCATGGCGCGGCTGGCGCCCAATGAGGATTATGTCAAAGCCAGCAAAGGCCGCATCGCGCTCCGCGATTGGGGTACGAAGGACGACATCGCCGATGCCTGCCTATGGCTGGCCAGCGATGCCGCACGCTATGTGACGGGCGCTATCATCAATGTCGATGGCGGATCTGAACTGGGCGATGCGGGTGGCGACGCAACCTCCCCGCCGCAGCGCTAA
- a CDS encoding bifunctional metallophosphatase/5'-nucleotidase, translating into MRKTLLALTALGFSGCTTMGDTGASAPVDIRIIGINDFHGHLDPPKQVVEKTQADGSKLRIPAGGAAYLASAVDALKSDAPNHVVVAAGDLIGGTPLSSSLFLDEPAILAMNMIGVEFNAAGNHEFDRGTDELLRMQNGGCEKHTTAEPCRVDTPFPGAQFRILTANTFKEGKTLLPAYGLKDFGSGKAKVTVGFIGMTLEGTANLVSASRIKGVQFADEADTANALVPKLKAAGADVIVVLIHEGVTNPGDFNNPRCEGLTGALIPILDRLDPAIDVVVSGHTHQAYVCDYGLINPAKPILLTSAGSFGRLVTGIDLKVDAASGRVLSKSARNIVVQSEAFTGARGAVPLVDAYPKFAPRADVAALVARYRDAAKADESRVIGSLSGPATRDGGKNGESLLGNLIADAQLAATAAPENGGAQIAFMNPGGLRADVVPGADGKVTFGSIFAAQPFGNILVTKTMTGQQIRALLEQQFNDANWLRILSPSNGFRFGYDLSKPVGQRVVFATLNGQPLADATSYRVTVSDFLSNGGDAFTLFKDGSEAMVGPTDIEALTAWLVAGRALPAIGRVERINGN; encoded by the coding sequence ATGAGAAAAACCCTCCTTGCGCTGACCGCCCTCGGCTTTTCCGGATGCACCACTATGGGCGATACGGGCGCATCCGCGCCGGTCGACATCCGGATCATCGGCATCAATGATTTCCACGGCCATCTCGATCCACCGAAACAGGTGGTTGAAAAGACCCAAGCCGATGGCAGCAAACTGCGCATTCCCGCCGGCGGTGCGGCCTATCTGGCATCTGCAGTTGACGCGCTGAAAAGCGATGCCCCCAACCATGTCGTCGTGGCGGCAGGCGATCTTATTGGCGGAACTCCGCTTTCATCCTCGCTGTTTCTCGATGAGCCCGCGATCCTTGCGATGAACATGATCGGGGTGGAATTTAACGCTGCTGGCAACCATGAATTCGATCGCGGCACCGACGAATTGCTGCGCATGCAAAATGGCGGCTGCGAAAAACATACGACAGCCGAGCCATGCCGTGTCGACACCCCCTTTCCCGGCGCGCAATTCCGGATCCTTACAGCGAACACGTTCAAAGAGGGCAAAACGCTCCTCCCGGCTTATGGCCTCAAGGATTTCGGCAGCGGTAAGGCAAAGGTCACTGTCGGCTTCATCGGCATGACGCTTGAAGGTACAGCCAATCTGGTTTCAGCCAGTCGGATCAAGGGCGTGCAATTTGCTGATGAGGCAGATACCGCCAATGCGCTCGTTCCCAAGCTGAAAGCCGCCGGGGCAGACGTGATCGTTGTGCTTATCCATGAAGGTGTCACCAATCCGGGCGATTTCAACAATCCGCGTTGCGAAGGCCTGACCGGCGCACTGATCCCCATTCTCGATCGGCTCGATCCGGCAATCGATGTCGTGGTTTCCGGCCATACGCACCAAGCCTATGTCTGCGACTATGGCCTGATCAATCCTGCAAAACCCATATTGCTGACCAGCGCCGGTTCCTTCGGCCGATTGGTGACGGGCATCGATCTCAAGGTCGACGCGGCGAGCGGCCGGGTATTGTCGAAGAGCGCGCGCAATATTGTCGTGCAAAGCGAAGCCTTTACGGGTGCGCGCGGCGCCGTTCCGCTGGTAGACGCCTATCCCAAATTCGCCCCTCGTGCTGACGTTGCGGCGCTCGTTGCGCGCTACCGCGATGCAGCCAAGGCCGACGAAAGCCGGGTAATCGGCAGTCTTTCTGGCCCGGCAACGCGCGATGGCGGCAAGAATGGCGAAAGCCTGCTCGGCAATCTGATTGCCGATGCCCAGCTTGCGGCAACCGCAGCGCCGGAAAATGGCGGCGCGCAAATCGCCTTCATGAACCCCGGCGGCCTGCGCGCCGATGTGGTGCCGGGGGCTGACGGCAAGGTAACATTTGGTTCGATCTTCGCTGCCCAACCTTTCGGCAACATATTGGTCACCAAGACGATGACCGGACAGCAGATCCGTGCACTATTGGAACAGCAGTTCAACGACGCCAATTGGCTACGCATCCTGTCGCCCTCCAACGGGTTCCGCTTTGGCTATGACTTGTCAAAACCGGTAGGTCAGCGCGTAGTTTTCGCGACGTTGAACGGCCAGCCGCTGGCCGATGCCACAAGCTACCGCGTCACGGTCAGCGACTTCCTGTCTAATGGCGGCGATGCCTTCACTCTGTTCAAGGATGGCAGTGAAGCCATGGTCGGGCCAACCGATATCGAAGCCCTCACCGCCTGGCTTGTTGCCGGAAGGGCGTTGCCGGCGATCGGCCGGGTGGAACGGATCAACGGCAACTGA
- the rpsR gene encoding 30S ribosomal protein S18 produces MARPFFRRRKSCPFSGKEAPRIDYKDVRLLQGYISERGKIVPSRITAVSAKKQRELSQAIKRARHLGLMPYVVK; encoded by the coding sequence ATGGCACGTCCGTTTTTCCGCCGTCGCAAATCCTGCCCCTTTTCGGGCAAGGAAGCCCCGCGCATCGATTATAAGGATGTCCGTCTGCTTCAGGGTTATATCTCTGAACGTGGCAAGATCGTCCCGTCGCGTATCACTGCCGTTTCGGCCAAAAAGCAGCGTGAGCTGAGCCAGGCGATCAAGCGCGCCCGGCACCTCGGCCTCATGCCCTATGTCGTCAAGTAA
- the folE gene encoding GTP cyclohydrolase I FolE yields the protein MVFPIAHIHYDDEIDDSGKVVVPDDVLDAIKTLIRWTGDDPAREGLIDTPRRVGRAWREYCAGYAENPAEHLSRTFQEVGGYHELVLLKDIPFQSHCEHHMAPIIGKASIAYMPTDKVVGISKLARVLHGFARRLQVQERLTAEVANCIWEHLKPEGVAVVVEAQHGCMTGRGVKVHGVNMVTSKLHGCFLENESSRREVMSLMGY from the coding sequence ATGGTGTTTCCCATCGCACATATCCATTATGATGACGAGATTGACGACAGCGGCAAGGTTGTCGTTCCTGACGATGTGCTGGATGCAATCAAGACGCTGATCCGCTGGACCGGCGACGATCCGGCGCGCGAAGGCCTTATCGATACACCGCGCCGCGTCGGCCGTGCTTGGCGCGAATATTGCGCCGGTTATGCCGAAAATCCGGCGGAGCATCTGTCGCGGACTTTTCAGGAAGTCGGCGGTTATCACGAACTGGTGCTGCTGAAGGACATACCGTTCCAGTCGCATTGCGAACATCATATGGCGCCAATCATCGGCAAGGCGTCGATCGCCTATATGCCGACGGATAAGGTTGTAGGCATTTCCAAGCTGGCCCGCGTGCTCCACGGCTTTGCCCGCCGGTTGCAGGTGCAGGAACGGCTGACCGCCGAAGTAGCCAATTGCATCTGGGAACATCTGAAACCCGAAGGCGTTGCTGTCGTGGTTGAGGCGCAGCATGGCTGCATGACCGGGCGCGGCGTAAAGGTGCATGGCGTCAACATGGTCACATCGAAACTGCATGGCTGTTTCCTTGAAAATGAAAGCAGCCGCAGGGAAGTGATGAGCCTGATGGGTTATTGA
- a CDS encoding potassium transporter TrkG: MNDQNLHPEQLVGRLAVGTLDRLVNLLFARPVQIVPLLFFIVSLLGAFALSRTAATESGEATRFVDAWFTAISALCVTGLSTLDVPNHWSWMGELTIMLLIQLGGLGLMSASVLIVALFSRTIGFGIRRGVAAENSGITPGNVRPLLKLIIIFTFTFEAIIALWLAGWLWLGHGLPLGEAAWKGLFHAVSAFNNAGFALWSDSLMGFQSDWIFLSPIMLAIIAGGIGYPVYRDLWTQRGWKRINLHGKLTLYGYAFLLVVGALLFIILEWNNGRTMAPMGASGHILNSLFMSVTSRTAGFNTVDIGALSDQSLMLTSMLMFIGGGSAGTAGGVKVATVVVILLIVWSEIRGKPDVEAFGRRIGDHNQRRAISVVAFAAVLVLGLGYLLVALSPHLKPRDAMFEAVSAFATVGLSTGVTAKFTDSGKYLLIALMFIGRVGPITLFAALASRRKPVRYHYPKEDVLVG; the protein is encoded by the coding sequence TTGAACGACCAGAATTTGCATCCCGAACAATTGGTTGGACGCCTCGCGGTCGGTACGCTCGATCGTCTCGTAAACCTGCTCTTTGCCCGGCCGGTGCAGATCGTGCCGTTGCTTTTCTTCATCGTGTCGCTTCTCGGCGCCTTTGCCCTTTCGCGAACCGCCGCGACGGAATCCGGCGAGGCAACCCGCTTTGTCGATGCCTGGTTTACAGCAATTTCCGCGCTCTGCGTGACCGGCCTATCGACGCTCGACGTGCCAAATCACTGGTCGTGGATGGGCGAACTAACGATCATGCTGCTGATCCAGCTGGGCGGGCTGGGGCTAATGAGCGCATCGGTCCTGATCGTCGCCCTGTTCAGCAGGACCATAGGTTTTGGGATCCGCCGTGGGGTGGCGGCCGAAAATAGCGGTATCACACCGGGCAATGTAAGGCCGCTGCTCAAGCTGATTATCATATTCACCTTCACTTTCGAGGCAATCATCGCCCTGTGGCTCGCCGGCTGGCTTTGGCTCGGCCATGGCCTGCCGCTGGGCGAAGCGGCGTGGAAAGGGCTGTTTCACGCCGTCTCTGCCTTCAACAATGCCGGCTTTGCCTTGTGGAGCGACAGTTTGATGGGCTTCCAGTCGGACTGGATCTTCCTTTCGCCGATCATGCTGGCGATCATCGCTGGCGGCATCGGCTATCCTGTTTATCGCGACCTGTGGACGCAGCGCGGCTGGAAACGGATCAACTTGCACGGAAAGCTGACGCTTTACGGCTATGCCTTCCTGCTGGTGGTCGGCGCGTTGCTCTTCATCATTCTTGAATGGAACAATGGTCGGACGATGGCACCGATGGGTGCATCAGGCCATATTCTCAACAGCCTGTTCATGTCGGTTACGTCGCGCACCGCAGGTTTCAATACCGTCGACATTGGCGCGTTGAGCGACCAGTCGCTAATGCTCACATCGATGCTGATGTTTATCGGCGGCGGCAGTGCGGGGACGGCAGGCGGCGTCAAGGTGGCGACGGTGGTCGTCATCCTGTTGATCGTCTGGTCGGAAATTCGCGGCAAGCCTGATGTTGAGGCGTTTGGCCGCCGTATCGGTGACCATAATCAGCGCCGTGCGATTTCAGTGGTCGCTTTTGCCGCTGTGCTGGTGTTGGGGCTTGGCTATCTGCTTGTTGCTCTATCGCCACATCTGAAGCCGCGCGACGCGATGTTTGAAGCGGTATCGGCTTTTGCCACGGTTGGGCTGTCCACCGGAGTGACCGCCAAATTCACAGATTCCGGCAAATATCTGCTGATTGCACTGATGTTTATCGGCCGGGTCGGGCCGATCACGCTCTTTGCGGCGCTCGCTTCCCGGCGAAAGCCGGTCCGTTACCATTATCCGAAGGAGGATGTGCTCGTTGGCTAG
- a CDS encoding TrkA family potassium uptake protein gives MARKAKAEKKNVAVIGLGRFGEAVALRLNDLGHEVVCIDESLDIVQHLADDLPHVVQADSTDAEALRALGVNEVDYAVVAIGASLEGSVLSVLALQELGIAEIWAKASTRQHGLILERLGVSKVVYPEADMGKALAEQLCGA, from the coding sequence TTGGCTAGAAAAGCAAAGGCAGAGAAAAAGAATGTCGCGGTGATCGGTCTTGGCCGTTTCGGCGAGGCTGTGGCGCTGCGGCTCAACGATCTGGGGCATGAGGTCGTCTGCATCGATGAGAGCCTCGATATCGTCCAGCATCTGGCCGACGATCTGCCGCATGTTGTGCAGGCGGATTCGACCGATGCGGAGGCGCTACGTGCGCTCGGCGTCAATGAGGTGGATTATGCCGTGGTCGCCATTGGCGCCAGCCTGGAGGGTAGCGTGCTATCGGTGCTCGCGCTGCAGGAACTGGGCATAGCCGAAATCTGGGCGAAGGCCTCAACGCGCCAACATGGCCTGATCCTCGAACGGCTGGGGGTGTCGAAAGTCGTCTACCCCGAAGCGGACATGGGCAAGGCGCTGGCGGAGCAATTGTGCGGGGCGTGA
- a CDS encoding DUF4197 domain-containing protein encodes MTMNFDRRQLMLAGLAGTTLLLPGCQSAPRISLTEIIRRLLTYSSQNAFAMLLQPGGFYDNSVARIALPDEFGGGRGTTLLSAILQSQTFRDRLQRQLNRAAERGAERAAPLVADAIRTVSIDAAQEIVRGNPQAATAFLRGRMGPALLDAMLPGVSDGLRVFDDQVINRAVQSVTGFDMAKLGRDITRRAEDSIWAAIGAEEAAIRADPRRTNDPLLMGVFGVTNRL; translated from the coding sequence ATGACCATGAATTTCGACCGTCGCCAATTGATGCTGGCAGGGCTTGCCGGCACGACATTGCTGTTGCCGGGTTGCCAGTCGGCGCCACGCATCAGCCTGACCGAGATCATCCGCAGATTGTTGACCTATTCGTCACAAAATGCCTTTGCAATGCTGCTCCAGCCGGGCGGTTTTTACGATAATTCTGTTGCGCGCATCGCCTTGCCCGACGAATTTGGCGGCGGTCGGGGCACGACCCTGTTGTCCGCGATCTTGCAGAGCCAGACGTTCCGCGACCGCTTGCAGCGCCAACTTAACCGTGCAGCAGAACGAGGCGCAGAACGGGCGGCGCCGCTTGTTGCGGACGCGATTCGCACAGTCAGTATCGACGCCGCTCAGGAAATCGTGCGCGGGAACCCGCAAGCCGCAACAGCCTTCCTGCGCGGACGAATGGGGCCCGCGCTGCTTGATGCGATGCTGCCCGGGGTTAGCGACGGCCTGCGGGTTTTTGACGATCAGGTCATCAATCGCGCCGTGCAGTCGGTGACCGGTTTTGACATGGCAAAGCTTGGGCGCGACATTACGCGCCGCGCCGAAGATTCAATATGGGCCGCAATCGGTGCCGAAGAGGCTGCGATCCGCGCCGATCCGCGCCGGACCAATGATCCGTTGCTGATGGGTGTGTTTGGGGTGACGAACCGGCTTTAG
- a CDS encoding quinone oxidoreductase yields the protein MVLTARIARQGGPEVIEWVDVELPPPGPGEVRMRNHAIGLNFIDTYHRSGLYPVKLPSGLGVEAAGVIEAVGEGVTGFVPGQRVCTFGPMLGAYSEARNIPAAALFATPDGISDEVAAAALLKACTTEFLVERCARVEAGWPVLVHAAAGGVGLLLVQWLKHVGARVLGTVSTTEKAELALRAGADEVLVTSAGVDVAAAARAFSGGKGVRVVFDGIGHDTWEISLNSLAPRGLMVSYGNASGGVTGVELAQLSNKGSLFVTRPGLFHYYADRDERKAGAERVFDMLASGAISVSIHQRYALQDAAQAHVDLQARKTSGSTLLLP from the coding sequence ATGGTGTTGACCGCGCGCATCGCCCGACAGGGTGGCCCTGAAGTCATAGAATGGGTGGATGTCGAACTGCCGCCGCCCGGCCCGGGCGAAGTTCGGATGCGCAACCATGCAATCGGCCTCAATTTCATCGATACCTATCATCGCAGCGGCCTGTATCCGGTAAAGTTGCCGAGCGGCCTCGGCGTTGAGGCTGCCGGAGTGATCGAGGCGGTGGGCGAAGGCGTGACCGGCTTTGTCCCGGGCCAGCGTGTCTGCACCTTTGGGCCGATGCTGGGCGCCTATAGTGAAGCGCGCAATATTCCCGCCGCCGCCCTTTTTGCAACGCCCGACGGGATTAGCGATGAGGTGGCCGCCGCCGCCTTGCTCAAGGCCTGTACGACAGAGTTTCTCGTCGAACGGTGCGCACGGGTCGAGGCAGGCTGGCCGGTTCTTGTCCATGCTGCGGCGGGCGGAGTGGGCCTGCTGCTCGTACAATGGCTCAAACATGTCGGTGCGCGGGTGCTTGGCACGGTCAGTACGACGGAAAAGGCGGAACTTGCCCTGCGGGCCGGTGCAGACGAAGTGCTGGTTACATCGGCTGGCGTCGATGTGGCCGCTGCTGCGCGGGCATTTTCCGGCGGTAAGGGCGTGCGGGTCGTCTTTGACGGGATCGGCCATGATACATGGGAGATTTCGCTCAACAGTCTCGCGCCACGCGGCCTGATGGTCAGCTATGGCAATGCCAGCGGCGGCGTGACCGGCGTGGAACTCGCGCAATTGTCGAACAAGGGCTCATTGTTCGTCACGCGTCCGGGGCTGTTCCATTATTATGCCGATCGGGACGAGCGCAAGGCAGGCGCGGAGCGCGTGTTCGACATGCTTGCAAGCGGTGCAATCAGCGTGAGCATCCACCAGCGTTATGCTTTGCAGGATGCGGCGCAGGCGCATGTCGACTTGCAGGCGCGTAAAACTTCTGGTTCGACGCTTCTGTTACCCTGA
- a CDS encoding GGDEF domain-containing protein: protein MTIQPANLARTPSATAPKFMEWLLRLARTDEPDRDRTALSATERFRMRHGAMIEQIADFLADAGLDPIPDHYELAWLYIAGSSAIQRLHIDTHLLEFGRIDPVDAIRLLDEIRTSISEREFSKMVEEAKDRIGEARATTEQSSRDAASFGANLGVSIVDLEDPARSKAAVVRLQKLTAEMMERAARAEAELKERSKVMGHLRSRLVQTQKMAMSDPLTELPNRRAFDINLKEAVELARSKHHPLCVGFCDIDHFKAINDTHGHATGDRVIRFVADALRKVTGPKIHVARHGGEEFALIFPNIGAEQAARMLDRTREALVERHLLARDTQAEIGCVSFSGGVAELRSGENISALLMRADHALYRAKESGRNKVITAS, encoded by the coding sequence ATGACGATCCAACCTGCCAATCTTGCTCGTACGCCGTCTGCAACCGCTCCCAAATTCATGGAATGGTTGCTTCGACTGGCGCGGACCGATGAACCCGATCGCGACCGGACGGCGCTATCGGCAACTGAACGGTTCCGGATGCGCCACGGCGCGATGATTGAACAGATCGCCGACTTCCTGGCTGATGCCGGGCTTGATCCGATCCCTGATCATTATGAATTGGCGTGGCTTTACATAGCGGGCAGTTCAGCCATTCAGCGGCTGCATATTGATACCCACCTTCTGGAATTCGGGCGTATCGATCCGGTCGATGCCATCCGGTTGCTCGATGAAATCCGTACATCGATAAGCGAGCGCGAATTTTCAAAAATGGTCGAAGAGGCGAAGGACCGGATCGGCGAAGCACGCGCCACAACTGAACAATCCAGCCGCGACGCGGCCAGTTTCGGGGCGAATCTGGGTGTCTCGATTGTCGATCTTGAAGATCCGGCACGCAGCAAGGCGGCCGTGGTTCGCCTGCAAAAGCTGACCGCTGAGATGATGGAGCGCGCGGCACGGGCCGAGGCCGAGTTGAAGGAACGTTCAAAAGTCATGGGCCATTTGCGCAGTCGGCTGGTGCAGACGCAGAAAATGGCGATGAGCGACCCTTTGACGGAACTTCCCAACCGGCGCGCCTTTGATATCAACCTGAAGGAGGCCGTCGAACTCGCGCGCAGTAAACACCATCCGCTGTGCGTGGGTTTTTGCGACATCGATCATTTCAAAGCGATCAACGACACGCATGGCCACGCGACCGGCGACAGGGTGATCCGTTTTGTCGCCGACGCATTGCGCAAGGTGACCGGGCCAAAAATCCATGTCGCCCGCCATGGCGGCGAGGAATTCGCGCTGATTTTTCCCAATATCGGCGCAGAACAGGCGGCGCGCATGCTGGACAGGACGCGCGAGGCGTTGGTCGAACGGCATCTGCTCGCCCGTGATACACAAGCCGAAATCGGCTGTGTCAGCTTTTCGGGCGGCGTTGCCGAACTGCGGTCAGGCGAGAATATCTCCGCCCTGCTGATGCGCGCAGACCATGCACTTTACCGGGCAAAGGAAAGCGGCCGAAACAAGGTCATCACTGCATCTTGA